From a single Nicotiana tomentosiformis chromosome 2, ASM39032v3, whole genome shotgun sequence genomic region:
- the LOC104104510 gene encoding LOW QUALITY PROTEIN: shaggy-related protein kinase epsilon (The sequence of the model RefSeq protein was modified relative to this genomic sequence to represent the inferred CDS: inserted 4 bases in 3 codons) has translation MLTDKLSKEINKMKIKDDKVEKEMEAAVVDGNGTKTGHIIVTTIGGKNGQPNYMAVRVVGQASFGIVFQAKCLESGETVAIKKVLXTEKDELYLNLVLEFVPETVYXVLRHYNKANQRMPMIYVKLYTYQIFRAFAYIHGIXEVCHRHIKPQNLLVNPHTHQLKLIDFGSAKVLPLFPGEIGVDQLVEIIKVLGTPTREEIKCMNPNYTEFKFPQIKAHPWRKGRILIYIPK, from the exons ATGCTTACTGACAAACTCtctaaagaaataaataaaatgaagatCAAAGATGACAAAGTAGAAAAG GAAATGGAAGCAGCTGTAGTGGATGGAAATGGAACTAAAACAGGTCACATCATTGTGACAACTATTGGGGGAAAGAATGGTCAGCCTAA TTACATGGCAGTGCGAGTTGTTGGACAGGCTTCCTTTGGAATTGTGTTCCAG GCCAAATGCCTTGAATCAGGAGAAACTGTggcaataaaaaaggtctt caCAGAAAAAGATGAACTCTACCTAAATTTGGTTCTCGAATTTGTACCTGAAACTGTCT GTGTGTTAAGACATTACAACAAAGCCAACCAACGGATGCCTATGATATATGTCAAGCTGTACACATATCAG ATTTTTAGAGCTTTCGCTTACATACATGGAA TAGAAGTCTGCCACAGGCACATCAAGCCTCAGAATTTACTG GTAAACCCCCACACACATCAGCTTAAGCTCATCGATTTTGGAAGTGCAAAAGTCCTG CCTCTCTTTCCTGGTGAGATTGGTGTTGATCAACTTGTTGAAATAATCAAG GTTCTTGGAACACCAACACGTGAGGAAATCAAGTGCATGAATCCAAATTACACAGAGTTCAAGTTCCCTCAAATCAAAGCTCACCCCTGGCGCAAAGGAAGAATTCTGATCTATATTCCTAAATAG